TTCGGTCAGCGAGCCGGCATTGAACTGCATCGTCGCGTCTTCCGCGCTCTTGAAGCGCGGGCCTTTCTGCGCCGTCTTCCACCAGCGCAGCCTGGTCTGCTCGTCGAGTTCCTTCGTGTAGTAGCCGAAATCGTCGAGACCGCGCTCGCGCAGGCGCAGCGCCGAATTGGTATACGGCGTCTTGAAGTCGCCCTGCGTGGCCTTGCGGTAGACATAGGCCAGGCCGGAGCTGCTCGTTCCCCAGCCCAGGTAGCCGTCGGGCTTGACCTGCTGCGCCAGCGGATACAGGAAGGCGCCGCCGGTCGACATGCCCCAGTACAGCAGGTAACTGTCCTTGCGCTCGCCCGGCGGCACTGCATGTTCGATCGCCTTGCGGTAGCCGGTGAGGTAGGTGATCGGCGTCGCCGCCAGCATCTGGCTGTACAGCGGCGAGCCTTCCTTGGGCACGCGGTACACATTGCTGTCGCCCGAGGTGGCCGGCTTGCCGGAACCGGACTTGACCTCGAAATCGGCCGCGCTCCACGGGGCTTTTTGTGCGCGGTTGAAAATGGGCATGCGGGTGTCGAGGGGAATGTCCTGCCATGAGCCGACGCCGTCCTTGTCCAGGAAGTTCCAGCGGCCGACCCGGGTCAGGCCGACGAACTTGACGCCGCGCCTGGCCAGCCAGATCCCCGGCCCTTCCTTGCCTTCCGGCGTCTCCAGGAAGTCCATCGCGTATTCGCTGCCCGGTTCGCCACCCACCACGACCAGCTTGCGGCCCTTGTGCAGGCGCGGCTTGTCCGGGGTCAGGGTGACGACGACCTGGGTGAATTTCTGTCCATGCGATTCGAAATCGATGTAGTCGATCTTGCGGGTATAGCCGCTGGTGACCGGGTAGTCGTCGCCCTTGAGGATGTCGGCCACGGTGCTGCTATCGACTACGCCCTTGTCCGGCGGCAGTGGCCAGGTGGCCGCCGCGGCGTGAAGGGAAATCAGGGATCCGGTTGACAGTAGAAAAGCGAAAGGCAAAGCGCGTCCAAGCATGATGTCTCCATATCGTTATCAGTAGGGATGAATCTCGGCCTGCTGGAACATTATGCCGCGCTAACGTGATTCCATGTAAAAAATGGAATATTGGTCCGTATATCGGAACGACGAGTTTGAGGGTACTGTGGGTCAGGAACATCGGTCTGTAAACGACGACGCCAACCCCTGAGGGTTGGCGTCGTGTAAAACATGGCCGTGACGGCCGGTGCGGAGCGGCCCCGAAGCGCCGCTAGCTGCTCAAATCACCCCTTGCGCCAGCATGGCGTCCGCCACCTTCACGAAGCCGGCGATATTCGCGCCGTCCACATAGCTGATGCTGCCGTCGGCGCGCGCGCCATACTTGATGCAGGCGGCGTGGATGCCCTGCATGATCTGCAGCAGGCGGGCGTCGACTTCCTCGCCCGGCCAGGACAGGCGCTCGGCATTCTGGCTCATCTCGAGGCCCGACGTGGCGACGCCGCCGGCGTTGCTGGCCTTGCCCGGCGCGTACAGCACGCCGGCCGCCTCGAAGGCCTTCGCAGCCTCGATGGTCGACGGCATATTGGCCCCCTCGGCCACGCACAGCACGCCGTTGCGGATCAGGGTGGCGGCATCGCTGGCGTCCAGTTCGTTCTGGGTGGCGCAAGGCAGGGCCACGTCCACCGGCACGTGCCATGGGGGCACGCTGGCTTCGAACTTGCTGCCGGTGCGTTCCGCGTAGTCGCTGACGCGGCCATACAGGTGATTCTTGACCTCCATCAGGGTCGCCAGCTTCTCGGTCGTAAAACCATCCATGTCGATCACCGTGCCGCTCGAGTCGGATACCGTGACGACCCGGGCGCCAAGCGCCATCGCCTTCTCCACGGCGTACTGCGCCACATTGCCCGAGCCCGACACGCTCACCCGCAAGCCCTCGAACGAACGGCCGCGGGTCTTGAGCATCTCTTGCGCGAAATAGACGGTGCCATAGCCTGTGGCTTCCGGCCGCATCAGCGAACCGCCGAAGCTCAGGCCCTTGCCAGTAAAGACGCAGTCGGCGCGGTTGCTCAGCTTCTTCATCATGCCGGCCATGTAGCCGACTTCACGCGCGCCGACGCCGATATCGCCGGCGGGCACGTCGGTGTCCGCGCCGACGTGGCGGAACAGTTCGCTCACGAAGGCCTGGCAGAAACGCATGATCTCGCCCGGGCTCTTTCCTTTCGGGTCGAAGTCGGAGCCGCCCTTGCCGCCACCCATCGGCAGGGTGGTCAGCGCATTCTTGAAGGTCTGTTCGAACGCGAGGAACTTCAGCACCGACAGGGTGACCGAGGGGTGGAAGCGCATGCCGCCTTTATAGGGACCGATCGCCATGCTGTGCTGGATCCGGTAGCCGCGGTTGACGTGCACCTGCCCGTGGTCGTCCACCCACGCCACGCGGAACATCACCACGCGCTCGGGCTCGACCAGGCGGTCGAGCAAACCATGCTCGGCATACCGCGGGTGTTGCGCGATGAATGGCCACAGGCTTTCCATCACTTCGGTCACGGCCTGCAGGAATTCGCCCTGGCCGGGGTTGCGGTCGGCGACGTGCTGCAGGAACTGGTGTACGGATTCGTATTTCATGGTGGTCCTAAAGAGCGAAAAAATATCGGGGTTCAGGTACCTCGCCATCGATGCCGGATTGCGACTTCATGCTGGGGTAGGGAAGCGCGGCGTCACCTTGTGGGATCGGCAGCGCCATCATGGGTAGGAGCAAACTTTATTTTCCAGGGAACGATGGTATCAGAAGCGGCGCGCGTGAATCGGCAATGTGTTGACCATCCTGAAACGCTCTGCGCCCGATTGTCCGGTGGTAAGCTATTGTCGTTGCCACTCCACTTGAGGGAATCCTATGAAACCGCTGTTCTCCTCCGACGAGGAAGCGAACGCCGCATCCCCCGCGCCCACAACGCCCGTGATGCCCGCTGCCGGGCTGCCGCCCCTGCTGGACCCCGCCCGCGCGCCGGACGCGCTGCCGGCATTGCGTCCGGAAGCGGAAGCGACTGCGGCCCCGGTGGTCCGCGTCGACATCTCCGGCATCGACGACAAGGCCATCGAGACGCTGGGCAGCGCCGCCGGCCCGGGCGTGGCGAAGGTCTCGGCCAAGTTGCTGGGC
This portion of the Telluria beijingensis genome encodes:
- the gdhA gene encoding NADP-specific glutamate dehydrogenase, whose amino-acid sequence is MKYESVHQFLQHVADRNPGQGEFLQAVTEVMESLWPFIAQHPRYAEHGLLDRLVEPERVVMFRVAWVDDHGQVHVNRGYRIQHSMAIGPYKGGMRFHPSVTLSVLKFLAFEQTFKNALTTLPMGGGKGGSDFDPKGKSPGEIMRFCQAFVSELFRHVGADTDVPAGDIGVGAREVGYMAGMMKKLSNRADCVFTGKGLSFGGSLMRPEATGYGTVYFAQEMLKTRGRSFEGLRVSVSGSGNVAQYAVEKAMALGARVVTVSDSSGTVIDMDGFTTEKLATLMEVKNHLYGRVSDYAERTGSKFEASVPPWHVPVDVALPCATQNELDASDAATLIRNGVLCVAEGANMPSTIEAAKAFEAAGVLYAPGKASNAGGVATSGLEMSQNAERLSWPGEEVDARLLQIMQGIHAACIKYGARADGSISYVDGANIAGFVKVADAMLAQGVI